A segment of the Colletotrichum destructivum chromosome 3, complete sequence genome:
ATAAtcccgcgtcgtcgtcgcctctgATACaccccttctctcttccttcttccccccctcccctctcttctccttccgTCCTCGAGTCCAGTGTCATTCGATTTGCCTATAGGCTTCAATtgttcgacgtcgacggtcCTATCGTCTTGATCCATAGTCCATCCCGTCGCCGGCCCCCAAGTCGCCAACGCCaatttctctctctcaatcCTCTCCCATCACTCCatccatctcttctctccctgctgtcgcgccgcccgcgagaGCTCCTCCCCATTCACCATGATCTCCACGGTTCTGAGACGGACTGTCCGTCCCAACGCCCTCCTCCGCAGCAACCTCTCTTCCCAGATCCTGAGATGTTACGCCTCGTACCCCCCGCACACCGTCATCAAGATGCCCGCCCTGTCGCCCACCATGACGGCGGGAAACATCGGAGCCTggcagaagaaggccggtGACAGCATCGCCCCCGGtgatgtcctcgtcgagatTGAGACCGATAAGGCCCAGATGGACTTTGAGTTCCAGGAGGAGGGTGTCATCGCCAAGCTGCTTAAGGAGTCCGGTGAGAAGGACATCCCCGTCGGTAACGTATGTGCGACCTGCCCCTTGACCTCCgttccctcttctcccatcTAGTTTCGACATCGCAGTTCAGCATCTTTGTCCTGCCAATGTCAACTACACGCCCTGATGCCCGCGCATTCATACTGACAACTGCTTTCCCTTAGCCCatcgccgttctcgtcgaggagggcacCGATGTTAGCGCCTTCGAGggcttctccgccgccgacgccggtggGGAGGCCGCCAAGCCCGCTCCCAAGGAGCAGCCCAAGGAGGAGtccaagcccgccgccgctcctaCCCCCGAACCCGAAAACTCCTCCGAGGACTTCAACAAGCCCGCCGGCAAGCTCGAGAACGCCCTGGACCGTGAGCCCAACGCTTCCTTCGGTGCCGTGCGcctcgccaaggagaagggtgTCAACATCCGCGACATCAAGGGATCCGGCAAGGGTGGCAAGAtcaccgaggacgacgtcaagaaggccatctcctcccctgcccccgccgctgctgcctccgGCGCCAGCTACGAGGACATCCCCATCAGCGGCATGCGCAAGACCATTGCCTCGCGCCTCCAGGAGTCCACCCAGAACAACCCCCACTTCTACGTCTCGTCGAGCATCTCGGTCAGCAAGCTCCTCAAGCTTCGCCAGGCCCTCAACGCCTCCTCGGACGGCAAGTACAAGCTGTCCGTCAACGACTTCctcatcaaggccatcggcgtcgcctccAAGAAGGTGCCCCAGGCTAACTCGAGCTGGCGCGGCGATGTCATCCGCCAGCACAACACCGTCGACGTCTCTGTCGCCGTCTCCACCCCCACCGGCCTCATCACCCCCATCGTCACGGGCGTTGAGGCTCGCGGCCTTGAGGGCATTTCCACCGAggtcaagaagctcgccaagctcgCCCGCGACGGCAAGCTGAAGCCCGAGCAGTACCAGGGCggctccatctccatctccaacatgGGCATgaacgacgccgtcgacaactTCACCGCAGTTATCAACCCTCCCCAGTCcaccatcctcgccatcggcaccaCCAAGAAGGTGGCCGTGCCCGCCCTGTCCGAGGACGGCACCACCGGCGTCGAATGGGATGACCAGATCACCATCACCGGTAGCTTCGACCacaaggtcgtcgacggtgcCATTGGTGCCGAGTTCCTCAAGGAGCTGAAGAAGGTCCTCGAGAACCccctcgagctccttctGTAAGGTGGAGTGGCTGTAGCTGTGAAGTTGCCgtcgctgttgctgttgtcgtTGCCGTTGCGTGATGCGTGACGCATGCTGCGTGCTACGTGCCGCGTGGCGGCTGGAGGAGGAGTCATGATGAGTTTCGAAGGCGTATCCGGCGTAGGATATTAGAACGTTCAGGCCCAAGATATGACCTGTGGTTTGCGAAGGGGAGGAAAAGCGGAGGGCAGTGAATGACGGGCCGCAGCATACACCATCTGCTCGGCGCCCGACGACGAACCTACCACAACCTACTTCCCGTGTACAATGATCTCCTGACTAATGCTGCATCTCGGGTGCGGAAGAGGTTTCTGTCTTGTACATTTGGtctccttttccccctttttACCTAGAAATCGAGCAGTTACCTTTGCGCGGAACCCCAACCCAGCGTCCCGTTTTCGCTTTGTGTCTGTGCTTGTTTAGATGGCGTCTACGTGACGAATCAGCCGCCGGGAGGAATGTGCGCCTAGCGCGCTAACTGTAAACGGCGGATGAACCACTCGTCCAAGGTCTGACCGGGGGCGCGGGGGTTATGTTATGGGGGACGTCGTCTTTCGGTATGTACGCGAGCAGGCGAGATAGAACCCGACTTGCTTGACTTTAGAAAACATAAAGTTACTTAGACGATTGGCTCGGTGGGATCGCTGCACGCGGGAGGATAGATAGATACATGGGCGCCGAGTAAGCCAAGGAGTGGATGCTCAAGCTTGAGAGATTCTCGTCTCCTTGTGAAGTTTGTCATTGCTGCTCCTCTTTGGCTGAGAAGGTCCAGCCGTCTCGGGGGATGGGACTGGAAAGAGTGGCAAGGCGTGCGAAGGCTTGTTTTCCCCCTTGTGTTTTTCTCCAAAACGCCTACAACACAATCCACATCATCAACGCCTCTCTTCAGTAGCTGCATCCTGGTTGGGTAGCAAACTCAAGAACGTCATATGGGGCACAAGGTTGTCGTTCACCACGCAGGTTGTTGCCTTCACCCCCCACCCTCCGCAGTCAGAAAGGCTGAACTAGCTAGCCGGCACTTGGTAAGTGGGAAAGATGCAAATATTTGCTTTTGACTGTAGCAATTTGTCACAAGTCTGCAAATGCAAACTTCTTGTGAAGGTTAATGGCAATTTCGTCCACAAGATTGAGGCCTCCCATCAAAACTTTTCCTCTGTGCAGAATACACGACTGCTAAGCCCCCCGGAGCCACCCTGTACGCGTTTCTTAGTTACTTTGTGGCATCAGGCTGCGGTTTCCCCGTCCTCCACGTCTCCGTACACCTGAGAGTTCTGGTATTCCCTGGGTCATTCCCCAATCAGTATACCGCCCCCAGGGTAGATTAAGCCAACACTTACTTGATATCCTCTTGCTCGGTGTCGTGCTTGCTTTCGTTCTGTGGAAGAGATTGAGCAACCCGAGAGCGCTGAATCCCCCTAGCCCATTTTCAGTCAGTATATCTCCTGGATCAAGATAGCTTGAGCTAATACTTACGCAAATTTCTCCGGTTCATTGTCGCGCTTGTGCCTTGCCAGTCTCCCCATGATTGGGGGTGTCATTACCGGCGGTGACATTGGCCTGCCCATGCCCATGATGGGCTGGTTAAGTGGTGGGAGCATGAGCAGCGGAGGGTTCATAATGGGTATGCCGAACCCTGGACCTCCATtcacgccgccgacaaccaTTATAGGGTTACGacgtgggggggggaggtgaaTGAGTGCCACCCCTTCCAGGAAAGCCCCTGTCCCCGAAAACAGCCGTCGGCAACAGAAATAACAAGATGGAAATATGCATTGTTGAAGATAAGTTGCACTTAGAAAATAAGAACACCAAAGCAATTTTGTGTGTCAAAAGTCAGTGAAAAAGAGGCGTTGAAGCCCGCTATTTATAAAACTGACCAAGCACAGCTTTACTCTTTATTGATTTCAATAACCAAGGTTTGGAAAGTTACGCTGGCCAGCCGAATCCTGAGGCCAGTTGACGCGCGGTGCAAACGGAACGGGGCACAGCGAAGCCCACAAGCAGCGGCTGCTCTGTACTTTCATGTACATGACTGGGGAccgttgttgttcttgttgaaCTGTGAAACGCCTAGAGATGAGAGTGGGCCGATTGGAGGAATTAGAAAGGCCTAATATTCGTGTCAGCCCGGTGTGGACTTGACCGGTTCAAAGGCTAAGCTGTGAAGCAGCCGCTTCGTTGACAGTTAGTAGAGTTTGCGAGTACACTATAAACCTTGGCTTGTTGTTTTTAGAGAGCAAAGTTTTAAAGGCTAGGCTGTATAAGCAGCCGCTTCGTCGACAAGCTCATAAGGTTTGCGAGCACGATGTAAAGCTTAGTTTCTTAAGTTTAGAGAGTAAAGTTCAGCGAGGAACGTCACGCAGTAGAGTTTGGTAAGGACGAAGTAATCCAGATACGAGAGACTTTGGAAAGGAAAGTCTCCTGTGATACAAGTAGTTGAGAGTAAAATCACTGCTTTGCTGATTCTTAAACTGGAGCAAGCCGGCCAGAACGACACAGGATTTCCTTGGTTCAGTTTATATTACCAGATCATCTCCTACCACACTCGAAAGCACTTTTACATATCCCCAGAATGCATTACGGTAATGTTCTGGTTCTTGTCGCGGTGATTTACACTGTACAAGTATTTTGTAGCGATCCATCTATTCTGCACATGCCAAATGGTGGGCAAGATGCTCAGAAACTTGTCGCCAGCAAGGATGGTACCGGACTGTGCTACCCTCGAGGACAGCTCGGCTTTGATCTTCACACTCTGCAGCAGCACAACAGGTCGGCTGACCAACAGTCCGCCTGTGTTTGGTCAGACAGCCGCAAACAGCATTACTGTGTGTTTGCAGATCCACAGTTCGACTACGGAAAGGGCATAACCATGATAACGACGGCTGAGCGTGCCCGGCATATTTTCAAGTCCAATGCGTCTGTGGCAAACCGTACCAGCTCTGCCCGCGTGTCACTGTTCAGAACCAATGCCAGCGGTCGCAAAGGTCGAGGCATATGCTCAAACAGCCACATCCCAGCAGGCAGTCTCATCACTCAAGAGTCACCAATCCTTTTCCTAGACGCGAATTGGATGGAGAACACGATGTCTGAAGAGGATCTTGATACGCTCCAAGCATTAGCTATCGAAAAACTACCAGAAATCACCCGCCAAGCAGTTCACGAGCTCTACGGAGGCCCAGATACAGACAGCCTCAAGGAAAAGATTTGGACGAATGGATATGGAGTCTCCGGTGGGCCTACAAAGAACTGGCCAGGGTTGAATGACGAGATGGATTCCGGCATGATTGCGGTTCATGCGAATATATCTGTGAGTTTCTTGACACAGGAGAACAAGCTAGACGGTAGCTCTAATAGCTGACGGAACGACAGAAGATAAACCATAGTTGTCGCCCGAACGCGGCGCCTCAATGGAACTGGGATATCTTGGCACACAAGTTATACGCAGTCCGCGACATTGCTCCTGGGGAAGAGATTACTATGCCCTATTTTGATACTATAAAAACCTTCCAAGAGCGTCAACAGTACACAAAATAGAACCTTGGCTTCGAATGCGCCTGTAGCCATTGCAAGGCTAGCCAGTTTGCCGACTTGTCCGACGATCGTATCAACGAGATTGTGTTGCTGGAACAGTCTCTGGAAAATAGGCAAATCGCACCGGCCGAACCAACAGCAATGGCCGAGTTGCTAGTCAGTCTATACAAGCAAGAGGGTCTGGACTCCTTTATTAGCAAGGCATATGCAATTGCTGCACGCGAATGGAATGGTGCAGGTTATGAGTATCAAGCACGTTCATGGGCATATCAGAGTGTCAAGGCTGGTCTGATCGCTGGTTCAGTAGGATTGAAGCAGGGGGATCTGGAGGATATGGAAGCGTTGTTGGATGGGGCAAGGAAGCATTGGTCCTGGAGATACCGAGTACACCAGTAGGTCCAAGGTACCTTGCTTGGGTAAGATGCAGAGACGTAACGAACTCCGCTCGCGAATCGCCAACCCGACATCAATCGTAGCACATCGTCTAGTATCATGCTCTTTAGGATAGGATAAACAGTTTGCTAGATGAATTGAAGAAACTAGTTATCGAGCGCTCAGTAACCGTACAATCACTAACAATCGGTGCTGAAAGTGGTGGCTAAACTTATCGCATTTGCATTGGGGATACATACTGTCACGACGGATCAATCCAACTCTGTTTCCATCTCGCCATCAAAAGGAGGAGTTCTCATCGATGCACCCACCTCTCTGGCGTGTACAGATGAACGAGTCGCTGTTAACGTCCCAGGGCCCATCTCATGGCATAATCACCCTtcacgccgtcgccgtcgtcgcctcaATGACGCCCGCAGGAAGTTAATTCAATGAACTTGAGCACGATCAGATTCTTTGCTAGAAGTTCCTAAATAACGAGGCCGCCAGCAGCCGACACGGCTGGGACCGAGTCTTGACAGTTTAAGTGAAGATTGGAAGGGCTGTTGGCCTGTTGCTTGGGAGTCGGACTCGACCTGGACACCCTACCGGCCCGAGTTGCTTGGTAACGTAACGCAatcgaaaaaaaaaggacaaCAAAACCTCGTCCGATAGCTTCCGCATCACAATATCTGCATATCCATCAGATAACAGACATGGTCTTTCGCTACAACACAAGGCATTTTAAGGCGCATGCTACGGGCTGCGCGGGCGTCATAATCTCCACCCCCTCTCGGCGAACGGTCTGAGTCTTTCTCGTGTAAGTCGGCATTTCCATTCGCAGCTCGGCATTTTCACTCTCCGGGCACGGCCGACCAATCAAGCTGTCTCTTTACTCGGCGTATGGCGGGCGAGACGGTCCTTTGACGCACAAATGCCGACGACATCTCGGGGATAAGCGGCGTCCCGCTGCCC
Coding sequences within it:
- a CDS encoding Putative dihydrolipoamide acetyltransferase/Pyruvate dehydrogenase protein X component gives rise to the protein MISTVLRRTVRPNALLRSNLSSQILRCYASYPPHTVIKMPALSPTMTAGNIGAWQKKAGDSIAPGDVLVEIETDKAQMDFEFQEEGVIAKLLKESGEKDIPVGNPIAVLVEEGTDVSAFEGFSAADAGGEAAKPAPKEQPKEESKPAAAPTPEPENSSEDFNKPAGKLENALDREPNASFGAVRLAKEKGVNIRDIKGSGKGGKITEDDVKKAISSPAPAAAASGASYEDIPISGMRKTIASRLQESTQNNPHFYVSSSISVSKLLKLRQALNASSDGKYKLSVNDFLIKAIGVASKKVPQANSSWRGDVIRQHNTVDVSVAVSTPTGLITPIVTGVEARGLEGISTEVKKLAKLARDGKLKPEQYQGGSISISNMGMNDAVDNFTAVINPPQSTILAIGTTKKVAVPALSEDGTTGVEWDDQITITGSFDHKVVDGAIGAEFLKELKKVLENPLELLL
- a CDS encoding Putative SET domain-containing protein, which gives rise to MHYGNVLVLVAVIYTVQVFCSDPSILHMPNGGQDAQKLVASKDGTGLCYPRGQLGFDLHTLQQHNRSADQQSACVWSDSRKQHYCVFADPQFDYGKGITMITTAERARHIFKSNASVANRTSSARVSLFRTNASGRKGRGICSNSHIPAGSLITQESPILFLDANWMENTMSEEDLDTLQALAIEKLPEITRQAVHELYGGPDTDSLKEKIWTNGYGVSGGPTKNWPGLNDEMDSGMIAVHANISLTERQKINHSCRPNAAPQWNWDILAHKLYAVRDIAPGEEITMPYFDTIKTFQERQHHCKASQFADLSDDRINEIVLLEQSLENRQIAPAEPTAMAELLVSLYKQEGLDSFISKAYAIAAREWNGAGYEYQARSWAYQSVKAGLIAGSVGLKQGDLEDMEALLDGARKHWSWRYRVHQ